One window of the Desulfolucanica intricata genome contains the following:
- the ylbJ gene encoding sporulation integral membrane protein YlbJ produces the protein MLSALTLLCICIFAIIIKKYFPPKSYYYTYITKGFWTICILAFILAMITQPKTVFEGSVSGLETWLTIVFPSLLPFFIASELLMTFGVVHFMGILLEPVMRPIFNVPGAGSFVLAIGFTSGFPIGAMVTAKLRKQKLCTRVEAERLICYTNNSSPLFMLVAVSVGMLHNPELGIIIAGAHYLASITLGIFLRYYARKDKEIVTGSISHGNLLKRAFQQMLLIQRQEKRPLGEILGNAVKNSVTNLLSIGGFIILFAVIIRLLTSAGVIQTLGQLIGNVLLPLGLSPELTNSLSSGFIEMTIGTKLACEASAPLLEKVIAVAMILGWGGLSVHAQVASMLVGTDIRMRPFFLSRLAHAILAATYTYIFLGPCYNTVSALSQPVFSTFGRQITTSPAANIIFFLLIFIMSITFIAVLIVSFYLIKNIRHTFSR, from the coding sequence ATGCTATCAGCGTTAACATTATTATGCATTTGTATTTTTGCTATCATAATTAAAAAATACTTTCCACCCAAAAGTTACTATTATACTTATATAACTAAAGGCTTTTGGACAATTTGTATACTGGCATTTATTTTAGCTATGATTACCCAACCTAAAACCGTCTTTGAAGGTTCAGTGTCAGGACTGGAAACCTGGCTAACAATAGTTTTTCCTTCTCTGCTGCCGTTTTTTATTGCTTCAGAGTTGTTAATGACTTTTGGTGTTGTGCATTTTATGGGTATTTTACTGGAACCTGTTATGCGTCCTATCTTTAACGTACCAGGAGCAGGGTCATTTGTACTAGCTATCGGTTTTACATCAGGATTTCCTATCGGTGCAATGGTTACAGCCAAATTACGCAAGCAAAAGTTATGTACCAGGGTTGAGGCAGAACGATTAATTTGTTATACAAATAATTCCAGCCCACTTTTTATGCTTGTAGCTGTTTCTGTAGGAATGCTTCATAATCCCGAATTAGGTATAATTATCGCTGGTGCTCATTATCTGGCCAGCATAACGCTGGGAATTTTTTTAAGGTATTATGCTCGTAAAGATAAAGAAATAGTTACCGGCAGTATTTCCCACGGAAATCTACTTAAACGAGCATTTCAGCAAATGCTGTTGATTCAAAGGCAGGAAAAACGCCCCCTGGGGGAAATATTGGGTAATGCAGTAAAAAATTCCGTTACTAATTTATTAAGTATCGGAGGTTTTATTATTCTATTTGCAGTAATTATACGTTTACTAACCAGTGCAGGGGTTATTCAAACATTAGGTCAATTAATCGGAAACGTCTTATTACCACTTGGCCTTTCACCTGAATTAACTAATAGTTTAAGCAGTGGCTTTATTGAGATGACTATAGGTACAAAATTAGCATGTGAAGCTTCAGCACCCTTGCTTGAAAAAGTAATTGCTGTGGCAATGATTCTCGGCTGGGGTGGCCTCTCTGTTCACGCCCAAGTTGCAAGTATGCTTGTAGGGACCGATATTAGAATGAGACCTTTCTTTCTATCACGTTTGGCACATGCAATTTTAGCAGCAACTTACACCTATATATTTCTTGGCCCTTGTTATAATACGGTATCGGCATTATCCCAACCTGTTTTCTCTACATTTGGTCGACAGATAACAACTTCGCCTGCTGCTAACATTATATTTTTCTTGT